In Flavobacterium praedii, the DNA window AACTTAAAATTTTAATAAAGTCAATAAATACGGTACTTTAAGTGCAATTTGGAACTGACGATTATAAAATGAAGATAACACACGCTACAAGCAAGCTGGGCAATGGGCTTAATTTGAAGATAGTTTGTGTTTGATACATTTGTTTTTAACCGAAAGAATACGCATCTTTAATCCCAGCCTGCGTGTAGCGCGGGAACGTTATAGGGCAGTTGAGCCGAAATTACGCAGACAAATCCAATTTGAAATTAACAGTTGTTTCCGCCGAATGTTTTCAAAGCAGAAGCGTGAAAATTGGAAGCGCTAACAAACGTTGGAAAATCGGATTCTAACGACAAGCAAATGAAAAACTGATGTGTGAAAATCGAACTTTGCCAACAGAAGCGTGAAAAGCAGAAGCGTGAAAAGTAGAACTTGCCAAGAGAAACTTGAAAAGCAGACTTTAAAGAAAGTGAACAGGAGAAGCAAACCTATAATTGGGACTCTCCTACTCTAACGGGAAAAAGTGTGAAAGCTTGAACTGGCCAACAGAAGCGTGAAAAATTTGCGGTTTAATAGTAATTTCGACTAAACAACCGCCCTATAACACACGCTACAAGCAATTTGGGGATTAGGCTTAATTTGAAATTGGTTTTGTATTTGGAAGATTTGGCAAATCCGAATAATGAGCTTAATTTAGTCCCAAACTGCTTGTAGCGCGGGAACGTTACTGGCTAGTCGCGAAATAAGAAGGAAAATTTCGATAAAAACAGCTTTTATAATTCTATTATGATGACAAGAAATAGTCGTTCGGAAACTTGATAAATTTGAATTTTAAAGTCTGAAAAACTTGAACTTGAACTTGAACTTGAGTTTCGAAGCTTCTAAACTGAATCTGATAAGCGAAGCGTGAATTTCGAACTTGAGTTTCGAAGTTTCTAAACTGAATCTGAAAACATAATCTGAATTTCTAACTTGAGTTTCGGAGTTTCTAAACTGAAAAGTAGAAGTTTAAGGTTGGATTTTTTTTAAATTAAAAATGGGTTTTTACCAAAAAAACAAGAATGAAATTAATGCCGAATTGGGATTTAAAATTGCCAATATTAGGCTGAAAATCGAATATAAAATGGAATAAAATTAGCTGAGATTAAGGCTAGAATTGGGTTTTGTGCCAGCTGAAAATTGGAATAGAATCGGGTTTTAATTGGAACATCAGCTAGAAACAACCAGCCAGTAACACACGCTACAAGCAATTTGGGTATTTGGCTTAATTTAAAATTGGTTTTGTATTTGGAAGATTTGGCAAATCCGAAAAATGGGCTTAATTTAGTCCCAAACTGCTTTTAGCGCGGGGACGTTGGCGGTTATTTTCGCTCGACAAAATGAAATTTATAAAATGAAAAAATATCTAATCAAAATATGTTTATTATTTACTATTGCTTTGTTTTATAGTTGCTATGGAGTCAACGCAGAAACATCTGAAATTGGAGATGCATATTATACTTGTCGAGATAAAAATGCTTGGAATGAAATCTCAAATGAATTTTCTACAAATCAAATTAAAGACTCAACATTTTTAGAAGGACTAAAATATGTTGAAAATCATTTTTTGAAACCTGATTATATTATTTATTTTAAAAGTAATCCAAGGGAAATTGTGGGGATTTCAAATGAAGTAATAAGAGTTGCATTTAATCCTAAAATATTCAATGGTCCAATTGATGGTTTAACACCACAGTTGTCCGATAAAGAACAAGTTCGTATTAGAAATAGAGTTTTAAAACTATTGTATAAATATGAATGTCCGAAAGGTAAAAGGCAAATATTAAAAGCTTTGAAAGAACCAGCGATTTTTGGAAAAGAATATTACGAAAATAAATAAAAAACAACCGCCAACACACGCTACAAGCAATTTGGGTATTAGGCTTAATTTGAAATTAGTTTTGTATTTGGAAGATTTGGCAAATCCGAAAATAGGGCTTAATTTAGTCCCAAACTGCTTGTAGCGCGGGAACGTTATGCGATACTTGCCCAGAAAACCTAGAAAAAGACATCTATGAAAAATAAAATAATCTATTTAATGTTTTTACTAATTGGTAATTTTTCCTTTTCTCAAACAAATGAATTTTATAAAATTATATTTGAAAATGAAGAGAATTTTAGCATTATTAAAATCTTAAATGGTAAAATTCCTAAAAAATTTATTATAGTTGATTCAACAATTACATTTTATCCTAAAAGTTTTTGGCTAGATATAAATTTGAAAGATGAAAAAGTTTTAAAAGAAATTGAAGAAGACGAACATCATCCTTACAATAATGTTTACATATTTTCTACAAATAAATATGATAATTTATTTAATGACAATGAAAAGAAATATTTAAGCCAAGCTTGTCAAAATGTGAAGTCAAAAAAAATTAAAATATTAGAGAAAAAATATTTTACAGTTAATAATACTAAAAAAACAAAAGGCTTTTACTTTTTGATTAGCGAACCTATTTACACTTCAAATAATAAATTTGCTTTCATAGAAGTAGACATTAAATCCAAAGGCGTTTTTTTGGGAGAAAAGACAGATGACTATTTTGGAGTTTTAAAAATAATCTTTGAAAAAGGTGAAAATGGAATCTGGAAACAAATTGGAAATTATGAACATCTCGTATTATAGCATCGCATAACACACGCTACAAGCAATTTGGGGATTTGGCTTAATATGAAGTTGGTTTTGTTTCAGGAAGATTTGGCAAATCCGAATAATGGGCTTAATTTAGTCCCAAACTGCTTGTAGCGCGGGAACGTTAGTGGCAAGCTTGCCTAAAATGCGAAAAAATGGATGAAGAAATTCAAAATAAACTAAATAAATATTGCATCATCAATAGAAAATATCACCTTCTTGATGAAAAACAATTTTTATCAATGTTTTCTAATATCAAAATTGAACACTTAAAAAAAGCTTGGGAATATAGTTTTGTAGAAATTCAGAATAAAGAAATAATAACAAGTTATGTCGAATTACAAAAAAATAGAAAAAAAGAATTCTCAAATAGATTGCGAAAATTCAATTTTAATAGTTCTGACTTATATTTCTATCTAAACAGTGAATTTGATGTAAAGGAATTATTATTTGATGATGAACATTTCGAAAGACGTATAAGAAATGCATTAGCCAAAAGACATCAAATAATTATCAAAACAGAAATTAAAAAATTAAAAAGGCAAGAGAAATTAAGAGAAATTAAGGATAAAATAATATCAACAATAGCGATAACTTTCATCCCTATACTTATTTTTGCATTACTCTTTGTTTCAAGAATTAGAGATGGTTTTACTTCTGTTGATATTTTAACTGAACGAATATATGAACGTGAAATATATGAATTTGATGGTTCAATCTGCAGAGATGGAAAAATAAGTCATTCACAAGGAAGAGGAACTTGTTCTTGGCATAATGGTGTTTATCGAAAATTTCATAAAGGACAACATAAAAAATCAAAAAAAGAATCTAGAATAGAAGCACAAGAAAGGTCGTGGATTGAATAAAAAGCCTGCCACTAACACACGCTACAACGGATTTGGGCAATTGGCTTAATGGAAAGTTGGTCTTGTATTTGTGATGATTTGGCAAATCCGAATAATGGGCTTAATTTAGTCCCAAACCCGCTGTAGCGCGAGAACGTTGGTGGCAATAATCCAGAATGCGACGTCCTAAAATAGGTTGACTAAAAATTAAACACCTTTAGCAACCAATGGAAACACCCGAAAATCAGCCTGTCCGAAGAAGAAACGGCAAACAAGTAAGTTTTGAATACAAACTTTCTGTAATTCAACAAATCAACAATGGGCAAATTTCTTTAAATTACGCTTCTAAAAAATACGATATTTCTAAAAGCACAATCGAATACTGGATGAAGAAACTAACCAATTACGAGCAAACCAATAAATCTATTAGTAAAGACGATGAAATTCGTATGCTAAAAAGTAAAATAGAAGATTTAGAAGGAATTAAAGCATTTCAACAAGAGGTAATCATTGAATTTGAGTCCGTTACTGGGGAGGAACTTTCAAAAAAGTACTTGCCCGATTGGTTAGCAAACGAAATTCAGAAAAAGAAGAAAAAGCTTTTAAAATAAAATGGATTTACGAATCAATCGGGATAAGTAAACAAGCTTATTATCAAAGAATTGAATCCTATAAAATCAAAGAAATACGCAATAACACTGTAATCGATTTTGTATTGGAAATACGCGAAAGAATGCCAGGAACAGGAACAAGAAAACTCTTAGATCACTTAAAAGAAAAGCTTGTTCAAAACAACATAAAAATGGGAGGGGATGCGCTTTTTGACTTGCTCAGAGTTAGTGGATTATTCATCAAGAGAACCAAACGTTTTCATATCACAACCGACTCTAAACACTTCTATTACAAGTCTCCTAACAACAATTGTTCCAGAAAAATAGCTTGCGAGTTACTAATGTATTTTACTTAAAGTCATGATTTCTATCAAAATATTTATGTTTATATAAAATAGAAAAGACCATGTTATATAAAAAGAAAATTATACTATTCCTTTCAATTTTAAGTATCGGAATAACAACTTCATACGCACAGCCATTTATTCATTCTGGAATTTGGGTTCACCCTGGCGCTGCTGAAAGTAAAAAGGAGCTTGATTTTGTAAAAAAACAGATTAAAGCTGGCAAAGAACCTTGGAAAAGTGAATTTCATAATATGATTCAATTTGAAATCAAAAATGGTTACACCAAAACTTCTGCCCCGAAAGATTTAGGCAAAGTAAATGAAAATGATCAAAAAGAAGATGCAAAATTAGCTTATGCAAATGCTCTTGCTTGGTACTTTACTGACAATGCAGCTTATGCAGAGCAAGCAATTAAAGTTTTCAAGACATGGTCATCTACTTTTGAAGGTTATCGTTATGCTTACCCACTGAATGAAGCAACCAATCAAAGCCAACTAGATTGTGCTTGGATTGGATCTATTTTGGGTCCAGCTGCAGAAATATTGAGAATATATCCAGGATGGTCTTCCGAAGATATTGAGAATGTTAAAACTATGTTCAGGACAAAATTTTATCCTAATCTAAATCTGTTAAATACTTGGAACGGAAATGAAGATTTAACACAGATTTATGCAATGATAAGTATTGCTGTTTTCTTAGAAGATGAAAAAGAATTTAATATCGCACTTGATAGACTAGAGAAAAGAAACCCATCTTACTTTTACCTTACCTCAGATCCCGTTTCCTCAAGAAACTATGCAACTCGAACTTTTCCAAACGATTGGTATAAACCCCAAATTATTAAAGATGGCTTAACTCAAGAAACCTGTCGTGACAACAATCATCACGCACAATTTGCGATGGCTGCTGCATTAGCAACTGCCGAAGTTGCTTGGCATCAAAGGATAGATATTTACAAAAAAAATGAAAAACGTTACATTGCAACTATGGAACTAATGGCGAAACAAGGTCTAACTGGTTCAATGCAAGAAATATGTACTAATAATGCTACAACTACTGAATTATTTGATACATGGGAGATTGGATATAATCATTATCATAACCGTATGGGTATAGAGTTGCCCTATACCAAGCTATTACTCGAATCCAAAATTCGAAACCCAAATACTAAGTCAGATTGGAATATATTTTATGAGACACTAACCCACGCAAATATTCAAGAAAATTAACAATTGAAACACTAACACGCCTCATGTATTAAGGATTTCAATGGTAAGCTAAAGATTGTAGAGCGTTTTGGCTTTTTGTGCAACTTTATATGAAAATCATACAAAATTCCATACGAATCAAACTTCAATCCATAAATGTTTAAAGATGGTAATATTTGATTTGTTTTTTTTGGGGAGTATATCGTTAAGATTAAAAACACATTATTGATTTTAAAAGCAAAAAGAGTCCGTAATAAAGTATTTCGTCAACTTTTATATAAAGTTTTAAACACAAAATACAACAAACTGATTAACTATAACTTAATGATAAAATGAAATCATGGCAAAAAACAGCAATGTGGAGCAATTAAAATTATTGCCACAATTTAAAGATCTTTTTATATCTAGGATGATTTGGCAAATCCAAAAAATTGACTTAAATTAGTACCAAACGTACCCTTTTAAAGGATTATTCAACAGCAATTTACTCTGTCAAAACCAAAAATAGAAAGATTTAATAATTAACTATAGATCTAAAATGCAAACAAAAACAATTATTATTTATTCATCTGTAGATGGTATGACCAAAAGAATTTGTGATTACATAGAGAATATTTTAATTTTAAAAAATCAAATTGTCGAAAAAATTTCGATTAATGATTTTAACCATAAAATCACAGAATTTGACAAAATCATTATTGCATCAAGTATAAGATATGGAAAACATAACCAGCAAATAGTAAATCTTATAAATGAAAACTCTGAACTTTTAAATTCTAAAAAAGCAGCATTTATTTCTGTAAATTTAGTCGCCAGAAAAGTTGAAAAAAGCAAAGCAGACACAAATCCTTATGTAAAAAAATTTTTA includes these proteins:
- a CDS encoding helix-turn-helix domain-containing protein, translated to METPENQPVRRRNGKQVSFEYKLSVIQQINNGQISLNYASKKYDISKSTIEYWMKKLTNYEQTNKSISKDDEIRMLKSKIEDLEGIKAFQQEVIIEFESVTGEELSKKYLPDWLANEIQKKKKKLLK
- a CDS encoding alginate lyase family protein, with the protein product MLYKKKIILFLSILSIGITTSYAQPFIHSGIWVHPGAAESKKELDFVKKQIKAGKEPWKSEFHNMIQFEIKNGYTKTSAPKDLGKVNENDQKEDAKLAYANALAWYFTDNAAYAEQAIKVFKTWSSTFEGYRYAYPLNEATNQSQLDCAWIGSILGPAAEILRIYPGWSSEDIENVKTMFRTKFYPNLNLLNTWNGNEDLTQIYAMISIAVFLEDEKEFNIALDRLEKRNPSYFYLTSDPVSSRNYATRTFPNDWYKPQIIKDGLTQETCRDNNHHAQFAMAAALATAEVAWHQRIDIYKKNEKRYIATMELMAKQGLTGSMQEICTNNATTTELFDTWEIGYNHYHNRMGIELPYTKLLLESKIRNPNTKSDWNIFYETLTHANIQEN
- the hemG gene encoding menaquinone-dependent protoporphyrinogen IX dehydrogenase, which translates into the protein MQTKTIIIYSSVDGMTKRICDYIENILILKNQIVEKISINDFNHKITEFDKIIIASSIRYGKHNQQIVNLINENSELLNSKKAAFISVNLVARKVEKSKADTNPYVKKFLNSIEWKPTIVAVFPGKLDYKLYSFTDRILIQLIMLITKGPTNSNTVIEYTNWEKVEEFAKEFAEI